The Phoenix dactylifera cultivar Barhee BC4 chromosome 12, palm_55x_up_171113_PBpolish2nd_filt_p, whole genome shotgun sequence genome has a window encoding:
- the LOC103705109 gene encoding probable magnesium transporter NIPA4 gives MGFSTDNLKGLVLALLSSGFIGASFIVKKKGLRRAAAASGIRAGVGGYSYLLEPLWWAGMITMIVGEVANFVAYAFAPAVLVTPLGALSIIVSAVLAHFILKEKLHSLGILGCVMCIAGSVVIVIHAPQERAISSVQEIWELATQTAFLLYVASVIVLVFVLIFHFSPRYGHTNVLIYTGICSLMGSLSVMSVKALGTSLKLTFEGMNQLIYPQTWVFMLVVLTCVITQMDYLNKALDTFNTAIVSPIYYVMFTTLTILASVIMFKDWDGQSMGSIISEICGFIVVLSGTILLHVAKDYDRNSSRSMYPPLSPSLTSRLCGGNGELLKHIDEEMGSSEDICLRRQELY, from the exons ATGGGATTTTCGACGGACAATCTGAAGGGATTGGTGCTGGCGCTGCTGTCAAGCGGGTTCATCGGGGCGAGCTTCATCGTCAAGAAGAAGGGCCTCAGAAGGGCCGCTGCCGCTTCTGGGATCCGAGCAG GCGTCGGTGGATATTCTTATCTCTTGGAGCCCCTCTGGTGGGCTGGCATGATCACAA TGATTGTAGGAGAAGTCGCGAATTTTGTGGCATATGCGTTCGCCCCGGCAGTTCTTGTTACGCCTCTTGGCGCGTTGAGCATAATCGTTAG CGCTGTGTTGGCTCACTTCATTCTGAAGGAGAAGTTGCACAGTCTTGGGATTTTGGGCTGTGTTATGTGCATTGCAGGATCTGTGGTGATTGTCATTCACGCACCGCAGGAGAGAGCAATCAGCTCGGTTCAGGAAATATGGGAATTGGCCACTCAAACAG CTTTCCTGCTGTATGTGGCTTCGGTTATTGTATTGGTCTTCGTGCTGattttccatttttctccaCGCTATGGGCATACGAATGTGCTAATTTACACAGGCATTTGCTCTTTGATGGGCTCTCTCTCG GTAATGAGTGTAAAAGCTCTGGGTACTTCCCTCAAGCTGACTTTTGAGGGTATGAATCAGTTAATTTATCCCCAGACATGGGTTTTTATGCTCGTAGTGCTTACATGTGTGATAACACAAATGGATTATCTTAACAAG gcTCTGGACACCTTTAATACTGCCATTGTGTCTCCAATATATTATGTGATGTTCACTACACTTACAATCCTCGCGAGTGTCATAATGTTCAAG GATTGGGATGGACAAAGCATGGGAAGCATCATTTCTGAAATTTGTGGCTTCATTGTTGTTCTGTCTGGAACAATTTTATTACATGTAGCAAAAGACTATGACAGGAACTCCTCAAGAA GTATGTATCCACCATTATCCCCGTCATTGACTAGTAGGCTTTGTGGTGGAAATGGGGAGTTGCTGAAGCACATTGATGAGGAGATGGGATCTTCAGAAGATATATGCTTGAGAAGACAAGAGCTATACTAG
- the LOC120112778 gene encoding LOW QUALITY PROTEIN: pre-mRNA-splicing factor cwc22-like (The sequence of the model RefSeq protein was modified relative to this genomic sequence to represent the inferred CDS: substituted 1 base at 1 genomic stop codon): MMREVQDKSSEAYQRLSWDALWKSINGLVNKVNATNIKNIIPELFSENLIRGRGLFCRSCMKLQMASPGFTDVFAALVAVVNTKFPGVGLLLLKRVVLQLKRAYKRNDKCQPQLLAATKFIAHLVNQQVALEIIALELLTVLLENPSDDSVEVAVNFFKECGALLQDFSPQGLHGIFERFRGILHEGEIDKRVQFLIEGLFAIRKAKFQGFPAIRPEFNLVEQEEXFTHEISLEDEIDLETILPNPQFLDDEKAFENIKKNILGMESSGDEEGSDVASDNEDEEESEEEEEEKMKIKDETETNLVNLRRTIYHTIMSSVDFEEAGHKLLKIKLEPGQ; encoded by the exons ATGATGCGTGAGGTGCAGGACAAGAGCAGCGAGGCCTACCAGAGGCTCAGCTGGGATGCGCTTTGGAAGAGCATTAATGGGCTGGTGAACAAAGTCAACGCCACCAACATCAAGAATATAATCCCCGAGCTCTTCTCGGAAAACCTAATTCGCGGGCGGGGTCTGTTCTGCAGGTCATGTATGAAATTGCAGATGGCGTCGCCGGGATTCACAGATGTTTTTGCTGCGTTAGTTGCCGTTGTGAATACCAAGTTCCCAGGAGTGGGTTTACTTCTATTGAAAAGGGTTGTCTTACAGCTCAAGAGAGCTTATAAACGGAACGACAAG TGTCAACCTCAACTACTTGCTGCAACAAAATTTATAGCTCATCTTGTGAATCAACAAGTAGCACTTGAGATTATTGCATTAGAGCTTTTAACAGTGCTGTTGGAAAACCCTAGCGATGATAGTGTGGAG GTGGctgtaaatttttttaaagaatgtGGAGCGCTGCTTCAGGACTTCTCCCCTCAAGGTCTCCATG GTATTTTTGAACGTTTTCGGGGAATACTTCATGAAGGAGAGATAGATAAACGAGTTCAATTCTTGATTGAGGGCCTTTTTGCAATAAGGAAAGCCAAATTCCAG GGATTTCCTGCTATCCGCCCAGAATTCAACCTTGTGGAGCAAGAAGAGTAATTTACCCATGAGATATCCCTGGAAGATGAGATAGACCTGGAGACAATCTTG CCAAATCCACAATTTCTGGATGATGAGAAGGCATTTGAGAATATTAAGAAAAATATCCTTGGGATGGAGTCTTCTGGAGATGAAGAAGGGTCTGACGTAGCCTCAGACAATGAAGACGAAGAAGAatctgaagaggaggaagaagagaaaatgaaaataaaagatgAGACCGAGACAAATCTTGTTAATTTACGGAGAACTATTTATCACACAATCATGTCAAGTGTTGATTTTGAGGAGGCTGGTCATAAGTTGTTAAAAATCAAACTTGAGCCTGGTCAATAG